From Bacteroidales bacterium:
TACTATGGATTGAAGGACTTAATGGAAAAAGCACTTTAGAGCATAAATATGAACAACTGATTGTTTTATTAGAGAAAACCTGAAGCGTGGAATACACAGTGCTCATTTACAAAAATTTAACTACAATTTAATTCATGATGTTCAATATTATTTAGAATAGTTATAAATTATTTTTTGTAAACTACTTATCCAAACATTTATGATATTTCTCATATCCTGTTTTTATTATTCTTAAACCATCTTTTTTTTTCTCTTTGAGATAGAAAAGGTTGAAATTCTCATAACTTTCCTTTACTTTTGAAATAAGAGCCAATATGGCATTGAATGATATCACCTTATGAGCTAATATTAATCTACCAATCGAAAAATGTCAGCTATGAACAGAAAACTCAGAATGGGCATGGTTGGCGGTGGAAAAGATGCTTTTATCGGAGCAGTACACCGCAGTGCCGCAGCTTTGGACGGCCAGGCAGAACTGGTCTGCGGGGCTTTCAGCAGCAATCCTGAAAAATCAAAAGCCTCGGGTAAAGAATTGTATCTGCCTGATGACCGTGTTTATGGAAGTTTTGAAGAGATGATCGAAAAAGAGAAAGGTCTGCCGGAAGGTGAGCGGATGGATTTCGTTTCCATCG
This genomic window contains:
- a CDS encoding Gfo/Idh/MocA family oxidoreductase, which encodes MNRKLRMGMVGGGKDAFIGAVHRSAAALDGQAELVCGAFSSNPEKSKASGKELYLPDDRVYGSFEEMIEKEKGLPEGERMDFVSIVTPNHMHFPPAKMALENGFHVVCDKPMTYNLEQAKELETLVD